The Allorhodopirellula heiligendammensis genome includes a window with the following:
- a CDS encoding M28 family peptidase, whose amino-acid sequence MTATFLSAPAMRSLTLIVACLVVFGSSTAAERDADSLAPATATPHAELHDAMVEDLRFLTSDELQGRSSIDPTILDAADYIAERFRGLGLETSLFDGSPLQFLDIAVGPRLGSKAANFLEITSYGSEQDEDDDRVELSLSRDFLPLAIGASEQALSGELVWVGYGIRAPEYQYDDYAAVDVQGKIVMMLRKEPGTNDPDSPFEGAENTRHAFFETKVATAIDEGAAAVLIVNDPASVEKMVAAAEQRRQGELSRLAKIRQRLLALPAEALNAREKLNGQIKRIESMLAESDEAAMAERGLLGIAEAGTQSQHGSASVDAADGEPTPRPPIPVLSISRALANRLLANRLSEFEAEIDSDWQPRSRLLAGTQLRLGVELTPSSARSPNVIGVLPGRGALANETVVIGAHYDHVGMGEFGSLAPGTVAIHNGADDNASGTSAMLRVAGELVQKLAGEQPVDSRRRLVFIAFTGEERGLLGSKHYIEQPRFPLSSTVAMINMDMVGRLNDNELTIYGTGTAEGFEALLDDVNEDAKFKMVKVQSGYGPSDHSSFYQAGIPVLFFFTGLHADYHRPSDDFDKLNLIGMDRITDIISQVSERLATAPERPVYAETEKNVQIRRQLTVSMGVTLSQQPGDVVLSSILAAGPAAEAGVRAGDQLIQVGKKTVHRIEDVMEQLRLQSPGDVLSVVVRRDAEELKLEIKLRPR is encoded by the coding sequence ATGACCGCTACTTTTCTTTCCGCCCCGGCAATGCGATCACTCACCTTGATCGTCGCTTGCCTGGTCGTCTTTGGCTCCTCGACCGCGGCAGAACGGGATGCTGATTCTCTGGCCCCGGCAACTGCGACGCCCCATGCCGAGTTGCACGATGCCATGGTGGAGGATCTGCGGTTCCTGACCAGTGACGAGCTCCAGGGGCGCAGCAGCATCGACCCAACAATCTTGGATGCGGCTGACTATATCGCGGAACGTTTTCGTGGACTCGGACTCGAAACCTCTTTGTTTGATGGATCGCCGCTGCAGTTTCTCGACATCGCGGTGGGGCCTCGCCTGGGATCCAAAGCGGCAAATTTCCTCGAAATCACGTCGTACGGGAGCGAACAAGACGAAGACGACGATCGCGTAGAGTTGTCCCTGAGCCGCGATTTCCTACCGCTAGCAATTGGTGCGAGCGAGCAAGCCCTGAGCGGTGAATTGGTGTGGGTCGGCTACGGGATTCGTGCTCCTGAGTATCAATACGACGATTACGCAGCAGTCGATGTGCAGGGGAAAATCGTGATGATGCTGCGTAAGGAACCGGGCACCAACGATCCTGATAGCCCATTTGAAGGTGCAGAAAATACGCGGCATGCATTTTTTGAAACCAAAGTCGCCACCGCGATCGATGAAGGCGCGGCGGCAGTTTTGATCGTCAACGATCCGGCCAGCGTCGAGAAAATGGTTGCCGCCGCTGAGCAACGGCGGCAGGGTGAATTATCGCGACTTGCAAAAATTCGCCAGCGTTTGCTGGCCTTGCCCGCCGAAGCGCTCAACGCACGTGAAAAATTGAATGGGCAAATCAAGCGGATCGAATCGATGCTGGCGGAGTCCGACGAAGCCGCCATGGCCGAGCGAGGCCTGCTCGGGATCGCCGAGGCTGGCACGCAATCCCAACACGGATCCGCAAGCGTCGACGCCGCCGATGGCGAACCGACACCCCGACCGCCTATTCCGGTTCTGTCCATCTCTCGGGCGTTGGCCAATCGACTTCTCGCAAATCGGCTCAGCGAATTCGAGGCAGAGATTGATTCGGATTGGCAGCCGCGCAGTCGCCTACTCGCTGGCACACAGCTTCGACTCGGTGTGGAGCTGACGCCGTCGAGTGCACGCAGTCCCAACGTGATCGGCGTGCTGCCTGGACGCGGTGCGTTGGCCAATGAAACGGTCGTGATCGGGGCTCATTACGATCACGTTGGGATGGGCGAATTCGGATCGCTGGCACCTGGGACAGTCGCTATTCACAATGGCGCCGACGACAACGCCAGTGGCACGTCTGCCATGCTCCGTGTCGCTGGCGAATTGGTTCAAAAGTTAGCGGGCGAGCAACCGGTAGATAGCCGCCGACGATTGGTATTTATTGCATTTACCGGAGAGGAACGCGGGCTGTTGGGCAGCAAGCACTACATCGAACAGCCGCGGTTCCCGCTCTCCTCAACCGTAGCAATGATCAACATGGATATGGTCGGTCGCCTCAATGACAACGAACTCACCATCTATGGCACCGGTACCGCTGAGGGTTTTGAAGCTCTGCTGGACGATGTCAACGAAGATGCAAAGTTCAAAATGGTGAAAGTTCAGAGTGGTTATGGTCCCAGCGATCACTCATCGTTTTACCAAGCGGGCATTCCCGTGTTGTTTTTCTTCACTGGCCTGCATGCTGACTATCACCGACCAAGTGACGATTTCGACAAATTAAACCTAATCGGTATGGACCGGATAACCGATATCATTTCACAGGTCAGCGAGCGATTGGCGACAGCGCCCGAGCGTCCGGTGTATGCAGAGACAGAAAAAAACGTCCAAATTCGACGTCAGTTGACGGTTTCGATGGGGGTGACGCTGTCCCAACAACCTGGCGATGTGGTGCTCTCGTCAATTCTCGCGGCTGGCCCGGCCGCTGAAGCAGGCGTCCGTGCGGGCGATCAGTTGATACAGGTCGGCAAAAAGACGGTCCATCGCATTGAAGACGTGATGGAGCAACTGCGTCTTCAATCACCCGGCGATGTGCTCAGCGTGGTGGTTCGCCGTGACGCCGAGGAACTCAAACTCGAAATCAAGCTCCGACCTCGTTAA
- the lpxC gene encoding UDP-3-O-acyl-N-acetylglucosamine deacetylase: protein MIGYRNEHTIASPCEVMGRGYWSGQAVQIRFQPAPGGTGIVFVRSDLSGNPQCPARVQYANGIQFRTNLENGDARFTMVEHVMAALAGLEVDNCYVEVDAEEMPGLDGSSQAYVVALQSAGLVIQSILKPQLIIEAPFKVRFEDATIEVTPSKGRVASFGYRLAYDSDSAIGDQDFLFELNPRQFVRQVASARTFVTLEQAEQLRAAGIAGHVSNQELLVIGPEGPIENTYRFGNECARHKTLDMIGDLALVGVDLIGQFRSDRGGHRINGVLAQQLSEMLAQAKMAGDCRASKACDSRHGKVA, encoded by the coding sequence ATGATCGGATATCGTAACGAACACACCATCGCATCCCCTTGCGAAGTCATGGGACGCGGATATTGGAGCGGCCAAGCCGTCCAGATTCGATTTCAGCCTGCCCCCGGGGGCACCGGTATCGTCTTTGTACGCAGTGACCTCAGCGGCAATCCCCAATGCCCTGCTCGAGTCCAGTATGCCAATGGCATCCAGTTTCGTACCAATCTGGAGAATGGAGACGCCCGTTTCACGATGGTGGAACATGTCATGGCGGCCTTGGCCGGACTGGAAGTTGATAACTGCTACGTGGAAGTCGACGCGGAAGAAATGCCGGGACTCGATGGCAGCAGCCAAGCGTACGTCGTGGCCCTTCAGTCTGCAGGGTTGGTCATCCAATCAATACTGAAGCCTCAATTGATCATCGAAGCGCCATTCAAAGTGCGGTTCGAAGATGCCACCATTGAAGTCACGCCGAGTAAAGGGCGAGTGGCCAGTTTCGGATATCGGCTGGCCTACGATAGCGACAGTGCAATTGGTGATCAGGATTTTCTGTTCGAGCTAAACCCTCGACAATTTGTGCGCCAGGTCGCCTCAGCGAGAACATTTGTCACGCTTGAACAAGCCGAGCAGCTGCGTGCCGCTGGGATCGCCGGTCACGTCTCCAATCAAGAGTTGCTCGTGATTGGTCCGGAGGGACCGATCGAGAACACGTACCGCTTCGGAAACGAATGCGCTCGCCACAAAACATTGGACATGATTGGCGATCTCGCCTTGGTCGGTGTCGACTTGATTGGGCAGTTTCGCTCCGATCGTGGTGGTCATCGAATCAATGGCGTGCTCGCTCAGCAACTCTCGGAGATGCTCGCTCAAGCAAAAATGGCTGGCGACTGTCGAGCCTCCAAGGCATGCGATAGTCGCCATGGCAAAGTCGCGTAA
- a CDS encoding OmpH family outer membrane protein: MRLFVLSALTLATTTLTVLAPTAASAQEGGHRIAVVDVAYIFKNNEGIKAQVKEVEDSLKSFDEELQGKRNELKSAAEKLKTFQPGSSDYISQEERVASMESKLRLEMARKRKELADREAKIYFDNYQIIAAGVKALAQYHKVNLVLRYNSEEMDLEQGESVIRGVMKNIVYHDEAIDMTNGTMDYLNRALKVATTPAANRQ; this comes from the coding sequence GTGCGACTATTTGTACTTTCGGCCTTAACCCTGGCCACGACCACCCTAACCGTTCTCGCCCCGACCGCCGCCAGCGCTCAAGAGGGTGGCCACCGGATCGCGGTGGTGGATGTTGCCTACATCTTTAAGAACAACGAAGGCATTAAAGCCCAAGTCAAAGAAGTCGAGGATAGCCTCAAGAGCTTCGACGAAGAACTACAAGGCAAACGCAACGAACTCAAGTCCGCTGCAGAAAAGCTCAAAACATTTCAGCCTGGATCGTCCGATTACATCTCGCAAGAAGAGCGAGTCGCGTCGATGGAATCCAAGCTCCGGCTTGAAATGGCTCGCAAGCGAAAAGAACTCGCCGACCGTGAAGCCAAGATCTACTTTGACAACTATCAGATCATCGCTGCTGGTGTGAAAGCCTTGGCCCAGTACCACAAAGTCAACCTCGTCCTGCGTTACAACAGCGAAGAGATGGACCTGGAACAGGGCGAATCGGTCATCCGTGGTGTCATGAAAAACATCGTTTATCATGATGAAGCGATTGACATGACCAACGGTACAATGGACTACCTCAATCGAGCATTGAAGGTCGCGACCACTCCAGCTGCGAATCGCCAGTAG
- a CDS encoding anti-phage dCTP deaminase: protein MSDYLNNKELDSELVIGLVCAVGTETGLVIDLLRERLGRVGYRVEVVKVSSHVIRQLVDVEDPGTSQYKRYSDLMDAGNKCREMGLSTNQSEDPETYPDDAVLALGVATHIAARRTQLNTEHRQAEELDLDGEPEPLPKTAFIIDSLKRPEEVEKLRIIYPSGFVLLGIHAEVDRRTKHLIDNKGMSEDEAEKLIERDRQEGDRKHGQRVNSTFHLADFFVQVTDNHDRLRCDIRRLVGLWFGDPFVTPTFDEYAMFMAFSAALRSADLSRQVGAVITREKEILATGANECPSAKGGLYWAERNPQTGCIEDAKRGRDYTREGDSNRIEQLNIIQRIIDETKSVKPDFDGDTLLSVLRESGIRDLTEFGRVVHAEMEALLSCGRNGISTRGTTLLCTTFPCHNCAKHIVAAGVVRVVYVEPYSKSKAFEFHDDSIVQAENAGEAEKPMVVFEPFVGVGPRRFFELFSMNLGSSYPLIRKNRDTGETKEWRIEKAQLRLQMKPLSYLGLEYLACEAFGKKVAMKTDKGGVS from the coding sequence ATGAGCGATTATCTGAACAACAAAGAACTCGATTCAGAACTAGTGATCGGCCTCGTTTGTGCAGTTGGTACGGAGACAGGGCTAGTGATCGATCTGCTCCGAGAACGACTCGGCAGGGTTGGCTACCGCGTTGAAGTCGTAAAGGTTTCTTCTCACGTGATTCGACAACTCGTGGATGTCGAAGACCCAGGAACGAGTCAGTACAAACGATATTCCGACCTGATGGATGCAGGTAACAAGTGTCGTGAAATGGGACTCTCGACGAACCAGAGCGAGGATCCCGAAACATATCCAGACGACGCTGTACTTGCATTGGGGGTCGCAACGCACATCGCTGCGCGGCGAACCCAACTGAATACAGAACACCGGCAAGCAGAAGAGCTAGATCTTGACGGTGAACCGGAGCCACTTCCAAAAACCGCGTTCATTATCGATTCACTAAAACGGCCGGAGGAGGTTGAGAAGCTGCGGATCATTTATCCGTCGGGTTTCGTTTTGCTAGGCATACATGCCGAGGTCGATCGACGTACGAAGCATCTCATCGACAATAAAGGCATGTCGGAAGATGAAGCGGAGAAGCTGATCGAGCGTGATCGGCAAGAAGGCGATCGCAAACACGGCCAGCGAGTGAACTCGACGTTCCACTTGGCCGACTTCTTCGTTCAAGTGACTGACAACCATGATCGACTGCGGTGTGATATTCGTCGACTTGTAGGTCTTTGGTTTGGCGATCCGTTTGTTACGCCAACTTTCGACGAGTACGCCATGTTCATGGCGTTTTCAGCGGCACTGCGCTCGGCCGACTTGTCTCGGCAAGTTGGCGCAGTGATCACACGAGAGAAAGAGATATTGGCAACGGGTGCGAACGAATGCCCGTCAGCGAAAGGGGGTTTGTATTGGGCAGAACGCAATCCTCAAACGGGATGCATCGAAGACGCCAAGCGAGGGCGAGACTACACCCGTGAAGGTGATTCCAATCGCATCGAGCAGCTTAATATCATCCAGCGAATTATCGATGAAACGAAAAGTGTGAAACCCGACTTCGATGGCGACACGTTGTTGTCGGTGTTGCGTGAAAGCGGTATTCGAGACTTGACCGAGTTTGGACGCGTCGTGCATGCGGAGATGGAAGCACTGCTGAGTTGCGGCAGAAACGGCATTTCGACGCGTGGAACAACTCTGCTCTGCACCACTTTTCCTTGCCACAATTGCGCTAAGCACATCGTCGCGGCTGGGGTTGTTCGCGTTGTCTACGTCGAGCCCTATTCGAAGAGCAAGGCGTTCGAGTTTCACGATGATTCGATTGTGCAGGCGGAAAATGCCGGTGAAGCGGAAAAGCCAATGGTGGTTTTCGAGCCATTCGTCGGAGTAGGACCACGCCGATTCTTCGAACTTTTTTCAATGAACTTGGGGTCCAGTTACCCATTGATCCGAAAAAACAGAGACACTGGTGAGACTAAAGAGTGGCGTATCGAAAAAGCCCAACTTCGTTTACAAATGAAGCCACTTTCCTACTTGGGACTGGAATACCTTGCTTGCGAAGCATTCGGCAAGAAGGTCGCGATGAAAACCGATAAAGGAGGCGTGTCATGA
- a CDS encoding Gfo/Idh/MocA family oxidoreductase, with amino-acid sequence MSRELRVAVIGGGHLGRIHAKLLSQVDGARLVAVCDPDQVAGQAIATAQSTTQCTVAAYADYRDCIESIDAAIIAAPTHYHAEIATTLLKAGKHLFVEKPIAHESDDARRLALLASTRGLVLQVGHVERFNPAFTALGDFGVDVKYIEATRASRFPGRCLDVGVVMDLMIHDLDLILSLTTAPVSSIAASGLSVVSDHEDIAEARIEFQCGLVANVKASRISPLPARDMVLYSPAGFAQIDFGKPALTTVRSSESLARRDFHLADQTDNPLTYADSLFGEHLQCEVQQLEPRNAILDELHDFVISVQCGGVPVVDGTAGARAVAVAESILNVIDERAWYAFAKADEVGASAIPRRRIEQDRVARRAA; translated from the coding sequence ATGAGCCGTGAACTACGTGTCGCCGTTATTGGTGGCGGACATCTCGGACGCATCCACGCCAAACTTCTCAGTCAAGTTGACGGTGCTCGATTAGTTGCCGTCTGCGATCCTGATCAAGTTGCGGGGCAAGCGATAGCTACCGCGCAGTCAACCACCCAGTGCACCGTAGCCGCCTACGCGGACTACCGCGATTGCATCGAGTCCATTGATGCCGCGATCATTGCCGCGCCCACGCACTACCACGCCGAAATTGCGACGACACTGCTCAAGGCTGGCAAACATCTATTCGTAGAGAAACCGATCGCTCACGAATCCGACGATGCCCGGCGACTGGCGTTGCTTGCGTCCACTCGCGGACTGGTACTGCAAGTTGGCCATGTCGAACGATTCAACCCTGCCTTCACCGCCTTGGGTGACTTCGGTGTCGATGTCAAGTATATCGAAGCCACGCGAGCGTCCCGGTTTCCCGGGCGATGCCTCGATGTGGGCGTCGTCATGGACCTCATGATCCACGACCTGGACCTCATTCTCTCGCTGACGACTGCGCCAGTGAGTTCGATCGCTGCCAGCGGTCTATCGGTGGTCTCCGATCATGAAGACATCGCCGAAGCTCGCATTGAATTTCAGTGCGGGCTCGTCGCAAACGTCAAAGCATCGCGGATCAGTCCACTGCCGGCCCGCGACATGGTCCTCTACAGCCCGGCGGGATTCGCCCAAATTGATTTTGGCAAACCCGCATTGACCACGGTTCGCAGTAGCGAGTCATTGGCACGCCGGGACTTCCATCTCGCCGACCAAACTGACAATCCGTTGACATACGCGGATAGCCTGTTCGGAGAACACCTGCAGTGCGAAGTCCAACAGCTGGAACCTCGTAACGCAATTCTCGACGAACTCCATGATTTCGTGATCAGCGTTCAGTGCGGTGGCGTACCGGTCGTCGATGGCACTGCGGGTGCCCGCGCCGTTGCGGTCGCTGAATCGATTCTCAATGTGATCGACGAGCGGGCCTGGTACGCATTTGCCAAAGCCGACGAAGTCGGGGCATCGGCCATTCCACGCCGCCGGATCGAGCAAGACCGAGTTGCCCGCCGCGCCGCGTAA
- a CDS encoding DUF1289 domain-containing protein, translated as MMPATVVRSPCIGICLVNDRQICTGCHRTLDEIGRWSIATSDEKRSILNSVQSRRFAALADRRTDEEPD; from the coding sequence ATGATGCCAGCCACGGTAGTGCGTTCCCCTTGTATCGGAATCTGCTTGGTAAACGACCGGCAAATCTGCACCGGTTGCCATCGCACGCTCGATGAAATCGGTCGTTGGTCGATTGCAACTTCCGACGAAAAACGTTCCATTTTAAATAGTGTGCAATCGCGACGTTTTGCTGCCCTTGCGGACCGACGAACCGATGAAGAGCCCGATTAG
- a CDS encoding DUF6580 family putative transport protein, with amino-acid sequence MKSISSQIRHARSSVSPSQIALITAAIGIAVVSRLLPHPPNFTPLAAIGLFAGAISLRPAVAIATVLLAMLVSDAFLGFHSLMPVVYGCLLVNLMIGSRLVRGSEGLQFGAASCGRIVAGSLLGSVLFFLATNFAVFVTSYPTTGTGLLACYTAAIPFFQYTVTGDLAYSAVLFGAYALCTARSASPVYVNA; translated from the coding sequence ATGAAATCCATCTCCAGCCAGATCCGCCACGCTCGCTCGTCCGTTTCGCCGTCGCAAATCGCACTTATCACCGCCGCGATTGGAATCGCTGTCGTCTCGCGATTGCTGCCACATCCGCCGAACTTCACACCCCTCGCTGCGATCGGGTTATTTGCCGGTGCGATCAGCCTCCGTCCTGCCGTGGCAATCGCCACCGTCTTGCTGGCGATGTTAGTGAGCGACGCATTTCTCGGATTTCATTCGCTAATGCCGGTCGTCTACGGATGCCTGTTGGTTAACCTAATGATCGGCTCGCGGTTGGTTCGTGGGAGCGAGGGACTGCAGTTCGGAGCGGCGTCCTGCGGGCGAATCGTTGCCGGCAGTTTGCTCGGCAGCGTCTTGTTCTTTCTAGCAACCAACTTTGCTGTGTTCGTCACCTCCTACCCGACAACCGGTACGGGCCTACTCGCTTGCTACACCGCAGCCATCCCCTTCTTTCAGTACACCGTGACCGGCGATTTGGCATACAGCGCCGTGTTGTTCGGAGCCTATGCTTTGTGCACGGCACGCTCCGCCTCTCCTGTTTACGTCAACGCGTAA
- the lpxA gene encoding acyl-ACP--UDP-N-acetylglucosamine O-acyltransferase produces MSVVIAPTAVVDSKANLGKDVRVGHFCVIGPDVTIGDRCRIEDHVSITGVTRLGSDNQVFSHCSIGSHPQDVSYRAAPTRVEIGDGNVFREQVTINRASEKEDGVTRVGNQNYLMTGTHIAHDCSIGNRIVLANNCMIAGHAHIHDDVTIAGGAGIHQFVSVGTLAFVGAMSRILQDVPPYVIIEGYDAKPRCINTVGLKRHDYTEEDIAVLTQAFRLLYRQRIGIEPSRVEMFKTGPIRPVLRHLFDCLETTCGGRAGRGRDRRKKAA; encoded by the coding sequence ATGAGTGTCGTGATCGCTCCCACCGCCGTTGTCGATTCCAAAGCAAATTTGGGGAAGGACGTTCGCGTCGGACATTTTTGCGTGATCGGACCCGATGTCACCATTGGCGATCGCTGTCGGATTGAAGACCACGTTAGCATTACCGGCGTCACTCGCTTGGGTAGTGATAACCAAGTCTTCTCGCATTGTTCGATCGGCTCACATCCCCAGGATGTCAGCTATCGGGCGGCACCAACGCGCGTGGAAATCGGTGATGGAAACGTGTTCCGAGAACAAGTCACCATCAATCGCGCCAGCGAAAAAGAGGACGGCGTGACGCGTGTTGGCAATCAGAACTACCTGATGACAGGCACGCACATCGCCCATGACTGCTCGATCGGCAATCGCATCGTGTTGGCGAATAACTGCATGATCGCCGGCCATGCTCACATCCATGATGACGTCACGATTGCCGGCGGCGCAGGCATTCACCAATTCGTCTCCGTCGGGACATTGGCATTCGTGGGTGCGATGAGCCGCATCCTGCAAGACGTCCCGCCCTATGTCATCATCGAAGGCTACGATGCGAAACCGCGTTGCATCAATACGGTCGGATTGAAGCGACACGACTACACCGAAGAGGATATCGCGGTCTTGACTCAGGCTTTCCGATTGTTGTATCGACAACGTATTGGCATTGAGCCCTCCCGTGTCGAGATGTTCAAAACCGGTCCGATCCGGCCTGTCCTCCGGCACCTATTTGATTGTTTAGAAACCACGTGTGGTGGCCGGGCCGGAAGAGGTCGAGACCGCCGAAAGAAAGCAGCATGA